In one Streptomyces venezuelae genomic region, the following are encoded:
- a CDS encoding S1 family peptidase: protein MRRKTTTRLGLSAVLVAAACAGTALVPTAAADSGPATAGTSASGEALASDGLLKAMQRDLGLSPAAARERLADEKQAVKVERAAKKAAGDAYGGAWFDAGRGRLTVALTERSAAADVRGTGADVRIVEHSAAELDAAKARVDKFAAKGHGKDKVKAPAGVASWRVDAKANRLVVDVVEGHRADNDVTDFLRRARATAPLRVDTVPEAPSTFAAGTVGGDPYYTGNVRCSIGFSVHGGFVTAGHCGKAGAGVRGWDGSNIGSFQGSSFPDNDYAWVSVGSGWWTVPVVLGWGAIPDRLVKGSAEAPVGTSICRSGSTTKWHCGNLLAKNETVNYSGGAVVHQLTKTSVCAEGGDSGGSFISGDQAQGVTSGGWGNCSSGGETWFQPVNEILQRYGLRLHTA, encoded by the coding sequence GTGAGACGCAAGACCACCACACGCCTCGGCCTGTCCGCCGTACTCGTCGCGGCCGCCTGCGCGGGCACCGCGCTCGTCCCCACCGCCGCCGCCGACTCCGGCCCCGCCACCGCAGGCACCTCCGCCTCGGGCGAAGCACTCGCCTCCGACGGTCTCCTCAAAGCGATGCAGCGCGACCTCGGCCTCTCGCCCGCCGCCGCCCGCGAACGGCTCGCCGACGAGAAGCAGGCCGTCAAGGTCGAGCGCGCGGCCAAGAAGGCGGCCGGGGACGCGTACGGCGGAGCCTGGTTCGACGCGGGGCGCGGCCGCCTCACCGTCGCCCTGACCGAGCGCTCCGCCGCCGCGGACGTGCGCGGCACCGGCGCGGACGTCCGCATCGTCGAGCACAGCGCCGCCGAGCTGGACGCCGCCAAGGCGCGCGTCGACAAGTTCGCGGCCAAGGGTCACGGCAAGGACAAGGTCAAGGCGCCCGCGGGCGTGGCCAGTTGGCGGGTCGACGCCAAGGCCAACCGGCTCGTCGTCGACGTCGTCGAAGGCCACCGCGCCGACAACGATGTCACCGACTTCCTCCGCCGTGCCCGCGCCACCGCCCCCCTGCGCGTGGACACGGTCCCGGAGGCGCCGAGCACCTTCGCCGCCGGAACCGTCGGCGGCGACCCGTACTACACCGGCAACGTCCGCTGCTCCATCGGCTTCTCCGTGCACGGCGGCTTCGTCACCGCCGGGCACTGCGGCAAGGCGGGCGCGGGTGTGCGCGGCTGGGACGGCTCCAACATCGGGTCGTTCCAAGGCTCTTCGTTCCCCGACAACGACTACGCGTGGGTGTCAGTCGGCAGCGGCTGGTGGACCGTACCGGTCGTGCTCGGCTGGGGCGCGATCCCCGACCGGCTCGTGAAGGGGTCGGCGGAGGCGCCGGTCGGCACGTCGATCTGCCGCTCCGGTTCCACCACGAAGTGGCACTGCGGGAATCTTCTCGCCAAGAACGAGACCGTCAACTACTCGGGCGGCGCCGTCGTCCACCAGCTGACCAAGACCAGCGTCTGCGCCGAGGGCGGTGACTCGGGCGGCTCGTTCATCAGCGGCGACCAGGCCCAGGGCGTGACGTCCGGCGGCTGGGGCAACTGCAGCAGCGGTGGCGAGACGTGGTTCCAGCCGGTGAACGAGATCCTTCAGCGGTACGGGCTGCGGCTGCACACCGCATAA
- a CDS encoding FAD-dependent oxidoreductase, which translates to MAEPENPERVTNAPSRRHVIAATAAGGAAFAIGTAGTAGAAEGTPTPTPRTGSPTAPIGPDDPRYLSLTQRGCNARFVGKPDYYRVVHSTAEVVDAVQQAVRQGKRIAVRSGGHCFEDFVDHPDIKAVIDMSPMREISYDAERRAFCVEPGAQLAEVYRELFIGWGVTIPAGATAEVGIGGHVVGGGYGVMSRRDGVSVDHLHALEVVVVDKDGKARAIIAERDPDTPHHDLWWAHTGAGGGNFGVVTRYWFRTPGARGDDPAELLPRAPASFLAFRAGWSWKDLDARDFKTLMRNHGQWCERNSDPDSPYASLFSVLMVNTTQAAGSGAVLAGVIDTAVPGARRLVDDYIAAVGRGVGAQPAIRRPPLSWLNALTSITDTRSSPFKVKSAYLRKTYTDRQLDVLHEHLRPSDDPAARISGTLWLVAYGGAARKVAPDATAVAQRDSILKAVYMAGWDAETQDGTRETEWVRSLYRGVYADSGGVPVPGAVSDGAFINYPDADLDDPEQNKSGVPWYTLYYKDNYPRLQRVKAEYDPRDEFRHRLSIRPAR; encoded by the coding sequence ATGGCAGAGCCGGAGAACCCAGAGAGAGTCACCAACGCTCCGAGTCGCAGACACGTGATCGCGGCCACCGCAGCCGGGGGCGCGGCGTTCGCAATCGGAACCGCCGGGACGGCCGGAGCCGCCGAAGGGACGCCGACGCCCACCCCGCGCACCGGGTCGCCCACCGCCCCCATCGGCCCCGACGACCCCCGCTATCTCTCCCTCACCCAACGCGGCTGCAACGCCCGCTTCGTCGGCAAGCCCGACTACTACCGCGTCGTGCACTCCACCGCCGAGGTCGTCGACGCCGTGCAGCAAGCCGTACGGCAGGGCAAGCGCATCGCCGTACGCAGCGGAGGCCACTGCTTCGAGGACTTCGTCGACCACCCGGACATCAAGGCCGTCATCGACATGTCGCCGATGCGCGAGATCTCGTACGACGCCGAGCGGCGGGCGTTCTGCGTGGAGCCCGGCGCGCAGCTCGCCGAGGTGTACCGCGAGCTGTTCATCGGCTGGGGCGTGACGATTCCCGCGGGCGCGACGGCGGAGGTCGGCATCGGCGGGCACGTCGTCGGCGGTGGCTACGGCGTGATGTCGCGGCGCGACGGCGTCTCCGTCGACCATCTGCACGCCCTCGAAGTCGTCGTCGTCGACAAGGACGGCAAGGCCCGCGCCATCATCGCCGAACGCGACCCGGACACCCCGCACCACGACCTGTGGTGGGCGCACACCGGCGCGGGCGGCGGCAACTTCGGCGTCGTGACGCGGTACTGGTTCCGTACCCCGGGGGCCCGCGGCGACGACCCGGCCGAGCTGCTGCCAAGGGCCCCCGCCTCCTTCCTCGCCTTCCGGGCCGGCTGGAGCTGGAAGGACCTCGACGCGCGGGACTTCAAGACCCTCATGCGCAACCACGGGCAGTGGTGCGAACGCAACAGTGACCCCGACTCGCCGTACGCGAGCCTTTTCAGCGTGCTGATGGTCAACACCACCCAGGCGGCGGGCTCGGGCGCCGTCCTCGCCGGTGTGATCGACACGGCCGTGCCGGGCGCGCGGCGGCTCGTGGACGACTACATCGCCGCCGTGGGGAGAGGGGTGGGGGCCCAGCCCGCCATCCGCAGGCCTCCGCTGTCGTGGCTGAACGCGCTGACCTCCATCACGGACACCAGGTCCTCGCCGTTCAAGGTCAAGAGCGCGTATCTGCGGAAGACCTACACGGACCGGCAACTCGACGTACTGCACGAGCACTTGAGGCCGTCCGACGACCCAGCAGCGCGCATCAGCGGGACTCTGTGGCTCGTCGCCTACGGGGGCGCCGCCCGCAAGGTGGCCCCCGACGCCACCGCCGTCGCACAGCGCGACTCGATCCTGAAGGCCGTCTACATGGCGGGCTGGGACGCGGAGACGCAGGACGGCACCCGCGAAACCGAGTGGGTGCGCTCGCTCTATCGCGGGGTGTACGCCGACAGCGGCGGCGTCCCGGTGCCGGGCGCGGTCAGCGACGGCGCGTTCATCAACTACCCGGACGCGGACCTGGACGACCCGGAGCAGAACAAGTCGGGCGTGCCCTGGTACACGCTCTACTACAAGGACAATTATCCGCGGTTGCAGCGGGTGAAGGCGGAGTACGACCCGCGGGACGAGTTCCGGCACAGGTTGTCGATCCGGCCCGCGCGGTAA
- a CDS encoding DUF6193 family natural product biosynthesis protein encodes MPIHPDAADFARQTENEWQDLRTEASELPYPWAPAYRSLIEAAYAAPELRALYPFTSHWALRFSTTTRPELTLTGPCLTTNGDGTYGVGTGFLTPNLGLFATPSEAVALAVRHLSS; translated from the coding sequence ATGCCGATACATCCCGACGCCGCCGACTTCGCACGCCAGACGGAGAACGAGTGGCAAGACCTTCGCACGGAGGCGAGCGAGCTGCCCTACCCCTGGGCGCCCGCCTACCGGAGCCTCATCGAGGCCGCGTACGCCGCACCGGAACTACGCGCCCTGTACCCGTTCACCAGCCACTGGGCGCTGCGCTTCTCGACCACCACGCGCCCGGAGCTGACCCTGACGGGACCGTGCCTGACGACGAACGGCGACGGCACGTACGGAGTGGGCACCGGCTTCCTGACCCCGAACCTCGGCCTGTTCGCCACACCGAGTGAGGCGGTGGCGCTGGCCGTACGCCACCTGTCGTCGTAG
- a CDS encoding DUF7019 family protein — MRYYLYVSRTKLDMLYEQIPPKLLKRLAVEAKVDLKVLSVAVQSPRADVTSYDKLDIVEAYLEREFDVSWMTEPRPWFRGDLELRVAGYGSPEGPTFMTGRDGDTVIALIGSAHHLLGQRTAPETIQRTYSMLPSLFRLLDDRQGRAHGQDAAHDVLEFAETLKEPPVYSEFLARRLLHGTAAGRDGRQVDIVVGTPLYVAMADEDTRREA, encoded by the coding sequence GTGAGGTATTACCTCTACGTCTCCCGCACCAAGCTGGACATGCTGTACGAGCAGATCCCGCCGAAGCTGCTGAAAAGGCTCGCCGTCGAGGCGAAGGTCGACCTCAAGGTGCTCAGTGTCGCCGTCCAGTCGCCGCGTGCGGACGTGACCTCGTACGACAAGCTGGACATCGTCGAGGCCTACCTGGAGCGGGAGTTCGACGTCAGCTGGATGACGGAGCCGAGGCCCTGGTTCCGGGGTGACCTGGAGCTGCGGGTCGCCGGGTACGGGTCTCCCGAGGGGCCGACGTTCATGACGGGCCGCGACGGCGACACCGTGATCGCGCTGATCGGCTCGGCGCACCACCTCCTCGGCCAGCGCACCGCGCCCGAGACGATCCAGCGCACCTACTCGATGTTGCCGTCACTGTTCAGGCTGCTGGACGACCGGCAAGGACGTGCGCACGGACAGGACGCGGCACATGACGTCCTGGAGTTCGCCGAGACGTTGAAGGAGCCGCCGGTCTACAGCGAGTTCCTCGCACGACGGCTGCTGCACGGCACGGCGGCCGGCCGGGACGGACGACAGGTCGACATCGTCGTAGGCACGCCGTTGTACGTGGCGATGGCGGACGAGGACACGCGCCGGGAGGCCTGA
- a CDS encoding HEAT repeat domain-containing protein: MEPDIVRMRLEGDVAGLAEVMRSGPSPHYSWAVDLLRDIGGREAADALFDCVNRPDAYPKRLHLHALSALAELRDRRAVPRILRTARRGEPDNWARAARMYEDLGAVGGPEAVRELIHRLGDPKPPRMVVEAVARLRPPEAVPALLAALWALLPGDEMHTVETLGAMRDPRTAPALLYLAASEGSSPRLRKGAVLALAQLPEDCWPPPAGTDAEFMLTRALCDPDAATARPAAALLARTNYGMEILRSHVHGAAPRIPAEDRTPACAAVTVCAYIQEHPARFGEDYRDIPNLIALLGEQSVPMVRRAAASALGAVGGSAATEALLAALGDDRTVDTVARALSALPEPPVRELLAALADDSPAARPQRRGSAIALGLLECADAAPLLLDALGPENPRDVRSAAADALGDLRHEPAAARLASLAGDNEEPGTLRARAVHALGRIGAPESLRVLLAAARDPSEPVRVQAVRALGGFPVREAVAALGEIASTDANRDVARGAVRALGRMGAPAVHVLAAMASRFRPDVGEELVTALAECAGAEAVSGLAVLATSPETADVRVSATETLVARHSPDCVAPLASILSADPGYYPRDTALRGLAALDTEEADAHVLTYCRTKGLASEEVRAALRTIADRRR; this comes from the coding sequence GTGGAGCCGGACATCGTGCGGATGCGGCTGGAGGGCGATGTCGCGGGCCTGGCCGAAGTCATGCGGTCCGGCCCCTCCCCGCACTACTCGTGGGCCGTCGACCTGCTGAGGGACATCGGCGGGCGTGAGGCGGCCGACGCCCTCTTCGACTGCGTCAACCGGCCGGACGCCTACCCGAAACGGCTGCACCTGCACGCACTGTCCGCCCTCGCGGAGCTGCGGGACCGCCGCGCCGTCCCCCGGATCCTGAGGACGGCGCGGCGCGGCGAACCGGACAACTGGGCGCGGGCAGCCCGGATGTACGAGGACCTGGGCGCGGTCGGCGGCCCCGAGGCGGTCCGTGAGCTCATCCACCGCCTGGGCGACCCGAAGCCGCCACGCATGGTCGTCGAGGCGGTGGCCCGGCTGCGCCCTCCGGAGGCCGTGCCCGCACTCCTTGCCGCGCTCTGGGCGCTGCTGCCCGGCGACGAGATGCACACCGTGGAGACGCTGGGGGCGATGCGTGACCCTCGTACCGCACCGGCATTGCTGTACCTGGCGGCATCCGAAGGCAGCTCACCGCGCCTGCGGAAGGGGGCGGTCCTGGCGCTCGCGCAGCTCCCCGAGGACTGCTGGCCGCCACCGGCGGGCACGGACGCCGAGTTCATGCTGACGCGCGCGCTGTGCGACCCGGACGCGGCGACCGCACGACCCGCCGCCGCCCTCCTGGCCAGGACCAACTACGGCATGGAGATACTGCGGAGCCACGTCCACGGCGCCGCGCCGCGGATACCGGCCGAGGACCGTACTCCCGCCTGCGCCGCCGTGACGGTCTGCGCGTACATCCAGGAACACCCCGCACGCTTCGGCGAGGACTACCGGGACATACCGAACCTGATCGCTCTGCTCGGCGAGCAGTCCGTACCGATGGTGCGCAGAGCGGCGGCATCGGCGCTCGGCGCGGTCGGAGGCAGCGCGGCGACCGAAGCGCTGCTCGCCGCGCTGGGCGACGACCGTACCGTCGACACGGTCGCGCGGGCTCTGTCGGCGCTGCCCGAGCCGCCCGTACGGGAGTTGCTCGCGGCGCTGGCGGACGACTCCCCCGCGGCCCGGCCGCAACGCCGGGGCTCCGCCATCGCATTGGGGCTGCTGGAGTGCGCGGACGCGGCGCCGCTGCTCCTGGACGCGCTCGGCCCGGAGAACCCCAGGGACGTACGATCGGCCGCCGCCGACGCGCTCGGGGACCTGCGACACGAACCGGCCGCCGCGCGCCTCGCGTCCCTCGCGGGCGACAACGAGGAGCCGGGCACACTGCGCGCTCGGGCGGTGCACGCGCTGGGCCGCATCGGTGCGCCAGAGTCGTTACGCGTCCTGCTGGCCGCCGCACGCGACCCGTCGGAGCCGGTGCGGGTGCAGGCGGTGCGGGCGCTGGGTGGGTTCCCCGTGCGGGAGGCGGTCGCCGCGCTCGGGGAGATCGCCTCGACGGACGCGAACCGTGACGTCGCGCGGGGCGCGGTGAGGGCGTTGGGCCGCATGGGCGCCCCGGCGGTGCACGTCCTCGCCGCGATGGCGTCGCGGTTCCGGCCGGACGTGGGGGAGGAACTGGTGACGGCGCTCGCCGAGTGCGCGGGGGCCGAAGCGGTGTCGGGGCTGGCCGTGCTGGCGACCTCGCCGGAGACCGCGGACGTCCGCGTCTCCGCGACCGAGACCCTGGTCGCCCGCCACTCCCCCGACTGCGTCGCACCCCTGGCGTCGATCCTCAGCGCCGACCCCGGCTACTACCCGCGCGACACCGCCCTGCGCGGCCTCGCTGCGCTGGACACGGAGGAGGCCGACGCGCACGTCCTCACGTACTGCCGGACGAAGGGTCTCGCGAGCGAGGAAGTACGCGCGGCGCTCCGCACCATCGCGGACCGCAGGCGCTGA
- a CDS encoding VOC family protein: MSVHLNHTIVHARDNRESAEFLAELLGLEIAEEWGPFIAVALSNSVTLDFATVPAESITPQHYAFLVPDAEFEAAYDKIRARGIEHWADPHQKQPGEFNRNDGGRGVYFLDPAGHAMELITVPYGGWPRA, from the coding sequence TTGTCCGTCCATTTGAATCACACGATCGTCCACGCCCGGGACAACCGGGAGTCCGCCGAATTCCTCGCGGAGCTGTTGGGCCTCGAAATCGCCGAAGAATGGGGCCCGTTCATCGCGGTCGCCCTCAGCAACTCCGTCACCCTCGACTTCGCCACCGTCCCGGCCGAGTCGATCACCCCGCAGCATTACGCCTTCCTCGTCCCGGACGCGGAGTTCGAGGCGGCGTACGACAAGATCCGCGCACGCGGCATCGAGCACTGGGCCGACCCGCATCAGAAGCAGCCGGGCGAATTCAACCGCAACGACGGCGGGCGGGGCGTGTACTTCCTGGATCCGGCCGGGCACGCGATGGAACTCATCACCGTGCCGTACGGCGGGTGGCCCCGGGCGTAG
- a CDS encoding DUF397 domain-containing protein: MSGTALTWFKSSYSSEQGGACLEAAYNWRKSSYSGDEGGACVEVATHPTAIHIRDSKNPDGPHFTVTPDAWTAFLKLP, encoded by the coding sequence ATGAGCGGCACCGCGCTTACCTGGTTCAAGTCGAGCTACAGCAGTGAACAGGGCGGCGCATGTCTCGAAGCCGCCTACAACTGGCGAAAGTCGAGCTATAGCGGCGACGAAGGCGGCGCTTGCGTCGAGGTCGCCACCCACCCCACCGCCATCCACATCCGCGACTCCAAGAACCCGGACGGCCCGCACTTCACCGTCACCCCGGACGCCTGGACCGCGTTCCTGAAGCTCCCCTGA
- a CDS encoding CHAT domain-containing protein gives MVAGLILDANGFELVVDGRRVGPRRLLQTSDVDLLDKVAAQYVDAVRSGSKEQVLLAVGRDLYGWLDGDLGQLTRLLDEASAPLVFEVQAPARPSAAAWALLRAPYELLAGPEGGFLAESPKLFAVARRLGQPSVPQTLDGYRLGVAFMASAPRGQHELDYEAEEMAILTAAGETSLDLVVEDSGNPEHLGLRLSELGGMPVVHLSCHGLHNWRPGPDEPATPVLLMEDDLGDGSPTSADALVGLLTPRPRLAFVSACLTATGADVTGHVPAGAGHRGGPAPDPGVPVAHSLATGLVTAGIPAVIGWDGSVSDRAATRFAERLYQQLSRRVEVTEAVAVARRHLLACSDERQRADWHLARLWLGPAGGGSVVGGNRKRQMVPPHHGTQTFMDRKHQLRVAAAEMFVGRRPEMQQTLRALRGGRKAGVLLQGQGRLGKSSLAARIADRHPNRAVAVVFGDYTPTAIIDAIADAVAANPDARALIEARRAELREQPDRLRPLLIDLLAGPCAQQLDDIRKPLLLIIDDLEQILTADPDGPHRVDPEHAAVLADVLSAFDPSMTDSRLLITSRYTFALDGLQARLEPVQLQPLSSAAQLKLQRRQQGLAPAGYATQRADLAQRALDVSCGNPGLQDLIGLRLVYSSQVDQARAEAAVAGMEAYLHQGDLPADNADIGDFLANLALDALLDQAGPTHCALLRACTLFTVPVPQPVIDVIAAAVGGSAARLCGLGLLDTFPDQHRPNVPALAVNTLAAGRLAPLTSDEQAVLASVAAEPLYAQWGGPIPRPDRGGDMDLQLTQLALAADNPTITADCATAAVSALRQGPASTAAELGHHAITLLDRHDHEVPVGLLRAVADAAVTSGDGAHADTLLNRAVQQTRTSEVQINPAAHGALLYDQANRLLTRGEVDQAEDLLHQARQLFTDAGDTRSVAVMWGQTADILQQRGEADEALRLRREVELPVYERIGDTRSVAVTWGQIAEILYQRGEVEEALRIRREVILPAFERIGDTRSAAVAWGQISDVLQQRGEVEEALRIRREVTLPTYERIGDTRSVAITWGQIADILEQRGEVDEALRIRREVELPVYERIGDTRSVAVTWGQIAEILFQRGEVDEAIELQRKRLKANEQLRDMDGVAAANWGLARIDLSREDFDAAIPRLSTSFHLFLQLQRPDGIAVVGATWGQLLLAAGERAQARQVFQTSRAAAVKIGMSDVVDELDELLDATDDGNEEP, from the coding sequence ATGGTCGCCGGTCTGATTTTGGACGCCAACGGGTTCGAGCTGGTTGTGGATGGCCGACGGGTGGGTCCGCGGCGGCTGTTGCAGACTTCAGACGTCGACCTCCTCGACAAGGTCGCCGCCCAGTACGTGGACGCCGTGCGCAGCGGCTCCAAGGAGCAGGTGTTGCTCGCGGTGGGGCGTGACTTGTATGGGTGGCTCGACGGCGACCTCGGCCAGTTGACGCGCCTGCTCGATGAGGCGTCGGCGCCGCTGGTGTTCGAGGTTCAGGCTCCGGCGCGACCTTCGGCAGCGGCGTGGGCGCTGCTGCGGGCCCCGTACGAGTTGCTGGCCGGCCCCGAGGGCGGGTTCCTGGCGGAGTCGCCGAAGCTGTTCGCGGTGGCGCGGCGACTCGGTCAACCGAGTGTGCCGCAGACCCTGGACGGGTACCGGCTCGGGGTCGCGTTCATGGCATCGGCACCCCGGGGACAGCACGAACTGGACTACGAGGCCGAGGAGATGGCCATCCTCACCGCCGCCGGAGAGACGAGCCTCGATCTCGTCGTCGAGGACTCCGGCAATCCCGAGCATCTCGGCCTGCGCCTGTCCGAGCTCGGTGGAATGCCGGTGGTTCATCTGTCGTGCCACGGGCTGCACAACTGGCGTCCTGGGCCGGACGAACCCGCCACTCCGGTCCTGCTGATGGAGGACGATCTCGGGGACGGCTCTCCGACCAGCGCGGACGCGCTGGTGGGTTTGCTGACCCCTCGTCCGCGGCTGGCGTTCGTGTCGGCCTGCCTGACCGCCACCGGTGCCGACGTGACCGGACATGTTCCCGCTGGTGCCGGTCACCGGGGCGGTCCTGCGCCCGATCCCGGCGTGCCGGTGGCGCACTCGTTGGCCACCGGGCTGGTGACCGCCGGGATTCCTGCCGTCATCGGCTGGGACGGCTCGGTCAGCGACCGAGCCGCCACGCGTTTCGCCGAACGCCTGTACCAGCAGCTCAGCCGCCGGGTCGAGGTGACCGAGGCCGTCGCCGTCGCCCGCCGCCATCTACTGGCCTGTTCCGACGAGCGCCAGCGCGCCGACTGGCACCTGGCGCGGTTGTGGCTGGGCCCGGCTGGTGGCGGCTCTGTGGTCGGGGGAAACCGCAAGCGCCAGATGGTGCCCCCGCACCACGGGACCCAGACGTTCATGGACCGCAAGCACCAGCTACGGGTCGCGGCAGCGGAGATGTTCGTGGGCCGTCGCCCGGAAATGCAGCAGACGCTGCGCGCCCTGCGCGGCGGGCGGAAAGCCGGGGTCCTGCTCCAGGGGCAGGGCCGGTTGGGCAAGTCGAGCCTGGCCGCCCGGATCGCCGACCGTCACCCCAACCGGGCCGTCGCCGTTGTGTTCGGCGACTACACCCCGACGGCGATCATCGACGCCATCGCCGACGCCGTCGCCGCCAACCCCGATGCCCGCGCCCTCATCGAGGCGAGGCGCGCCGAGCTCCGTGAACAGCCGGACCGCCTGCGGCCACTGCTGATCGACCTGCTGGCCGGACCGTGCGCCCAACAACTCGACGACATCCGCAAACCCCTCCTGCTGATCATCGACGATCTCGAACAGATCCTCACCGCCGACCCCGACGGCCCGCACCGGGTCGATCCCGAGCACGCCGCCGTACTCGCCGACGTGCTCAGTGCGTTCGACCCGTCCATGACCGACAGCCGTCTGCTGATCACCAGCCGCTATACGTTCGCGCTCGACGGGTTGCAGGCTCGGTTGGAACCGGTCCAGTTGCAGCCGTTGTCGTCGGCGGCGCAGCTCAAGCTCCAGCGCCGTCAGCAGGGCCTGGCCCCGGCCGGGTACGCAACCCAGCGAGCCGACCTGGCCCAGCGGGCCCTTGACGTCAGTTGCGGCAACCCCGGACTCCAGGACCTCATCGGGCTGCGCCTGGTCTACAGCAGCCAGGTCGACCAGGCCCGTGCCGAGGCCGCGGTCGCGGGCATGGAGGCATACCTTCACCAGGGTGACCTGCCGGCCGACAACGCCGACATCGGCGATTTCCTGGCGAACCTGGCCCTCGACGCACTCCTTGACCAGGCCGGACCCACCCACTGCGCCCTGTTACGGGCCTGCACCCTGTTCACCGTCCCGGTCCCGCAACCCGTCATCGACGTCATCGCCGCCGCTGTCGGCGGATCGGCGGCCCGCCTGTGCGGCCTCGGGCTCCTCGACACATTTCCCGACCAGCATCGCCCCAACGTCCCGGCCCTGGCCGTCAACACCCTCGCGGCCGGACGCCTGGCGCCCCTCACCTCCGACGAGCAGGCCGTCCTCGCCTCCGTGGCTGCCGAACCGCTGTACGCCCAGTGGGGCGGCCCCATACCCCGCCCCGACCGCGGCGGCGACATGGACCTGCAGTTGACGCAACTGGCCCTGGCCGCCGACAACCCGACCATCACCGCCGACTGCGCCACTGCGGCCGTGTCCGCCCTGCGGCAGGGCCCGGCGTCCACCGCCGCCGAACTCGGCCACCACGCGATCACTCTCCTCGACCGCCACGACCACGAGGTCCCCGTCGGCCTGTTACGGGCCGTCGCCGACGCGGCCGTCACCAGCGGAGACGGCGCCCACGCCGACACCCTGCTCAACCGTGCGGTCCAGCAAACCCGGACCAGTGAGGTGCAGATCAACCCGGCAGCCCACGGCGCACTTCTCTACGACCAGGCCAACCGCCTGCTCACCCGCGGCGAGGTTGACCAGGCCGAGGACTTGCTTCACCAGGCCCGCCAACTGTTCACAGACGCCGGCGACACTCGCTCGGTCGCGGTCATGTGGGGGCAGACCGCCGACATCCTTCAGCAGCGGGGCGAGGCCGACGAGGCACTACGGCTCCGCCGTGAGGTCGAACTGCCTGTGTACGAGCGGATCGGTGACACCCGGTCGGTCGCGGTCACCTGGGGGCAGATCGCTGAGATCCTTTATCAGCGGGGCGAGGTCGAGGAAGCATTGCGGATCCGCCGCGAGGTCATCCTGCCTGCATTCGAGCGGATCGGTGACACCCGTTCGGCCGCAGTCGCCTGGGGGCAGATCTCTGACGTGCTTCAGCAGCGGGGCGAGGTCGAGGAAGCATTGCGGATCCGCCGCGAGGTCACCCTGCCGACGTACGAGCGGATCGGTGACACCCGCTCGGTCGCGATCACCTGGGGGCAGATCGCTGACATTCTCGAACAGCGGGGCGAGGTCGACGAAGCATTGCGGATTCGCCGTGAGGTCGAACTGCCTGTCTACGAGCGGATCGGTGACACCCGTTCGGTCGCGGTCACCTGGGGGCAGATCGCCGAGATCCTCTTTCAGCGGGGCGAGGTCGACGAAGCAATCGAACTACAGCGCAAGCGCTTGAAAGCAAATGAGCAGCTCAGGGACATGGATGGCGTCGCGGCAGCCAACTGGGGCCTTGCGCGCATCGATCTGAGTCGCGAGGATTTCGACGCGGCCATCCCGAGGCTGTCCACCTCATTTCACTTGTTCTTGCAGCTTCAGCGACCGGATGGCATCGCGGTTGTCGGGGCCACCTGGGGGCAACTTCTGCTGGCCGCAGGCGAACGCGCACAGGCCCGACAGGTGTTCCAGACGAGCCGAGCCGCTGCCGTCAAGATCGGTATGTCGGACGTAGTCGACGAGCTCGACGAGTTACTGGATGCCACCGACGACGGAAACGAGGAACCGTGA